A portion of the Bacillus sp. es.034 genome contains these proteins:
- the plsY gene encoding glycerol-3-phosphate 1-O-acyltransferase PlsY, which yields MMIFALILILSYLLGSIPSGLLIGKTFYGKDIREHGSGNLGGTNTFRTLGVKAGMIVTIMDILKGTLATLLPLMLASDVHMLLAGVFAVIGHMYPVFANFRGGKAVATSAGVLLGYNYILFLILLAVFFICLYATKYVSLSSMIAAVLAFTYSVFTGDIPLIIVVGILTIFVIYRHRANIVRIKNKTEPKIKWL from the coding sequence ATGATGATTTTTGCCCTTATACTCATACTTTCTTATTTATTGGGTTCCATTCCATCAGGTTTATTGATCGGTAAGACGTTCTACGGCAAAGATATCCGTGAACATGGGAGCGGAAACCTTGGGGGAACGAACACGTTCAGGACCCTGGGTGTGAAAGCCGGTATGATTGTGACGATCATGGATATCCTCAAAGGAACCCTGGCCACTTTGCTGCCATTGATGTTAGCAAGTGACGTACATATGCTGCTTGCAGGGGTATTCGCCGTCATCGGTCATATGTATCCCGTTTTTGCAAACTTCAGGGGAGGAAAAGCAGTGGCAACCTCGGCTGGTGTCCTTCTAGGGTACAATTACATCTTATTCTTAATCTTGCTGGCTGTCTTTTTTATCTGCTTGTATGCAACGAAGTATGTGTCCCTATCCTCTATGATTGCAGCGGTACTTGCCTTTACGTACTCGGTCTTCACTGGCGATATTCCACTCATCATTGTTGTTGGCATCCTGACCATCTTTGTTATTTACAGACACAGGGCAAATATTGTCCGGATCAAAAATAAAACCGAACCCAAAATTAAATGGCTCTAA
- a CDS encoding purine/pyrimidine permease, whose translation MQILLSAFQWVAFMVAGSIAAPIAIADLFQLSPADTAGFIQRTIFVLGLASLIQALFGHKLPINEGPAGLWWGVFAIYAGFSGTLYSSHEEVLTVLQGGMIVSGVIFFLLSSTGLLKRLSSLFTPTITFIYLMLLILQLSGSFIKGMFGIQHEGQSMEPLVLLGSILTILAALYFSSHKVKWIQQYSIILALLAGWLIFIIMGLSESTSVSDSWFSLPHMFVFGAPVFDTGVIVTSIFITFLLTTNMIASIRVMEEVMRAKGQPTYERYTKSGFASGLNQLFGGVFSAIGSVPISGSAGFVAATRMYSIIPFIIGSGIIMVISLIPKIMNLFASLPAPVGYAVTTVIFIKMVGLALSEYRKEEDVERIHFVAGISLIVGVGAMFVPATAFKDMPVVVASILNNGLILGTITAILVEQYIIKKSS comes from the coding sequence ATGCAAATACTTTTATCAGCTTTTCAATGGGTGGCCTTCATGGTGGCGGGATCTATCGCCGCACCCATCGCGATTGCTGACTTGTTCCAATTGTCTCCAGCTGATACAGCCGGATTCATTCAGCGGACCATATTCGTTTTGGGGCTCGCAAGCCTGATCCAGGCACTATTTGGTCATAAACTACCGATCAATGAAGGGCCGGCGGGACTGTGGTGGGGTGTTTTTGCCATTTATGCAGGGTTTTCAGGAACTCTTTATAGCAGTCACGAAGAAGTTCTGACCGTACTGCAGGGGGGGATGATCGTCAGTGGAGTGATTTTTTTCCTTCTCTCATCCACAGGACTTTTAAAACGCTTATCTTCTTTATTCACTCCAACCATTACGTTCATTTATTTGATGTTGTTAATTCTGCAATTAAGCGGATCATTCATTAAAGGGATGTTCGGGATCCAGCATGAAGGCCAATCCATGGAGCCGCTTGTCTTACTTGGAAGTATTCTCACGATCCTTGCAGCCTTATACTTTTCAAGTCATAAGGTTAAGTGGATCCAGCAATATTCCATTATCCTTGCCCTGCTCGCCGGATGGCTCATATTCATCATCATGGGGCTTTCTGAAAGTACGTCCGTTTCAGACAGCTGGTTTTCTTTACCTCATATGTTCGTATTCGGGGCACCTGTGTTTGATACGGGTGTCATCGTGACTTCCATATTCATCACCTTCCTGTTAACGACGAATATGATTGCTTCCATACGGGTGATGGAAGAGGTGATGAGGGCAAAGGGACAGCCTACATATGAACGGTATACGAAGAGCGGCTTCGCATCAGGCCTGAATCAGCTGTTCGGGGGAGTGTTTTCTGCTATCGGCTCAGTTCCCATTTCTGGGTCTGCAGGCTTTGTCGCAGCGACACGAATGTATTCCATCATCCCCTTCATCATAGGCAGCGGGATCATCATGGTCATCAGCCTGATACCTAAGATCATGAATCTGTTCGCCAGTCTCCCTGCACCTGTAGGGTATGCCGTGACGACGGTCATTTTCATCAAGATGGTCGGACTCGCATTATCCGAATACCGTAAAGAGGAAGACGTAGAAAGAATCCACTTCGTGGCGGGGATCTCACTCATTGTCGGAGTCGGAGCCATGTTTGTTCCGGCCACAGCCTTTAAGGACATGCCGGTCGTCGTTGCTTCCATTTTGAATAATGGATTGATACTCGGTACGATAACAGCAATCCTAGTGGAACAATATATCATCAAAAAGTCCAGTTAA
- the parE gene encoding DNA topoisomerase IV subunit B: MANQNKTMDYNDDAIQVLEGLEAVRKRPGMYIGSTDSRGLHHLVYEIVDNSVDEALAGFGNEIIVTIHKDNSISVQDKGRGMPTGMHKLGKPTPEVILTVLHAGGKFGQGGYKTSGGLHGVGASVVNALSEWLVVTIERDGMKYEQRFTNGGKPETTLEKIGKTKKSGTCIHFKPDPEIFSNTTYNYETLCERLRESAFLLKGLKIEIIDQRHDQKEVFHFESGIQAFVQYLNEEKDVLHNVAFFEGENHTIEVEFSFQFNDGFSENILSFVNNVRTKDGGTHEAGAKTAMTRVFNEYARKAGILKDRDKNLEGTDIREGLASIVSVRIPEHLLQFEGQTKGKLGTSEARSAVDAVVSEHLLYFLEENPETSSLLIKKSIKAAQAREAARKAREDARNGKKRKRSETVLSGKLTPAQSRNPQRNELYLVEGDSAGGSAKQGRDRKFQAILPLRGKVINTEKAKLQDIFKNEEINTIIHAIGGGVGPEFNVDDINYDKIVIMTDADTDGAHIQVLLLTFFYRYMKPLLEAGKVYIALPPLYKVSKGTGKKQKLEYAWTDDELQGAISKVGKGYMIQRYKGLGEMNADQLWETTMDPETRALIRVRIDDAARAERRVTTLMGDKVEPRRKWIESNVAFGLEEDGSILENENITVREEG, translated from the coding sequence GTGGCCAACCAGAATAAGACCATGGATTACAATGATGATGCCATACAAGTATTAGAAGGCTTAGAAGCCGTCCGTAAGAGACCTGGTATGTATATAGGCTCTACCGATTCAAGAGGCTTGCATCATTTAGTATACGAAATTGTCGATAACTCAGTCGATGAAGCATTAGCAGGCTTCGGGAATGAGATTATTGTTACGATACATAAAGATAATAGCATTTCAGTCCAGGATAAAGGACGGGGTATGCCGACGGGAATGCATAAGCTCGGGAAGCCGACACCTGAAGTCATCCTGACCGTTCTTCATGCAGGAGGGAAATTTGGCCAGGGAGGCTATAAAACAAGTGGTGGACTCCATGGTGTAGGGGCCTCTGTTGTAAACGCACTATCCGAGTGGCTTGTCGTCACGATCGAACGGGATGGCATGAAATATGAACAGCGTTTCACAAATGGGGGTAAGCCCGAAACCACCCTCGAAAAGATCGGTAAGACTAAAAAGTCAGGTACATGCATCCATTTCAAACCTGATCCCGAAATTTTCAGTAATACCACTTATAATTATGAAACACTATGCGAACGCCTGCGGGAATCTGCCTTCCTGTTAAAAGGGTTGAAAATCGAGATCATTGATCAACGTCATGATCAGAAAGAAGTCTTTCATTTCGAAAGTGGTATCCAGGCATTTGTTCAATACCTGAATGAAGAAAAAGACGTCCTTCATAACGTAGCCTTCTTTGAAGGGGAAAATCATACTATTGAAGTGGAATTTTCCTTTCAATTCAATGATGGATTTTCAGAAAACATATTATCCTTTGTAAACAATGTCCGGACAAAAGACGGAGGAACCCATGAAGCCGGAGCGAAGACGGCCATGACCCGTGTTTTTAATGAGTACGCCCGAAAAGCGGGGATTCTAAAGGACAGGGATAAGAATCTTGAAGGAACCGATATTCGTGAAGGACTGGCGAGTATCGTTTCTGTACGTATACCAGAACATCTTCTTCAATTCGAAGGGCAGACAAAAGGGAAACTCGGGACAAGCGAAGCGCGATCAGCCGTTGATGCGGTCGTGTCAGAACATCTTCTCTATTTCCTGGAAGAGAATCCTGAAACGAGTTCCCTTCTTATCAAGAAATCCATTAAAGCGGCCCAGGCCCGTGAAGCGGCACGTAAAGCAAGAGAAGATGCACGTAATGGAAAGAAGCGTAAGCGTTCTGAAACCGTCCTATCCGGGAAGTTAACACCGGCTCAATCAAGAAATCCTCAGCGTAACGAGCTCTATCTGGTGGAGGGAGATTCAGCAGGGGGTTCCGCGAAGCAAGGACGGGACCGCAAATTCCAGGCAATTCTTCCACTTCGGGGAAAAGTCATCAATACGGAAAAAGCCAAACTTCAGGACATCTTCAAAAACGAAGAGATCAACACGATCATCCATGCCATTGGCGGTGGAGTCGGACCTGAATTCAATGTTGACGACATCAATTATGACAAAATTGTCATCATGACAGATGCAGACACGGATGGAGCTCATATACAGGTTCTCTTACTGACCTTCTTTTACCGCTATATGAAACCATTGTTAGAGGCGGGAAAAGTGTATATTGCACTTCCACCCCTGTACAAAGTAAGCAAGGGAACCGGGAAGAAGCAGAAGCTTGAATATGCATGGACAGATGATGAGCTTCAAGGGGCCATCTCCAAAGTGGGGAAAGGATATATGATCCAGCGTTATAAAGGTCTTGGAGAAATGAACGCCGATCAACTATGGGAAACGACGATGGATCCCGAAACACGGGCATTGATCCGGGTACGCATTGATGATGCTGCACGAGCTGAACGCCGTGTGACCACTTTAATGGGTGATAAAGTAGAACCACGCCGTAAATGGATTGAAAGCAATGTAGCCTTTGGACTCGAAGAAGACGGAAGCATTCTCGAAAACGAAAACATTACGGTCCGAGAGGAGGGGTAA
- a CDS encoding ABC transporter permease, which translates to MNTFSLLFIQTISNRSDAILTGLFEHLYLSFVSIFIAIAISLPLGIYISRKKQSAEFFIGITAVFQTIPSLALFGFLIPLLGTGSITAIIALTVYALLPILRNTYTGIIGVDEGVIEAGRGMGMTNSQLLFKVELPLALPFIMAGIRTATVLTVGVATLATFVGAGGLGDLIYRGLSTWNNALVLAGAIPAALLALGFDFILKILEKLTTPKGLKARK; encoded by the coding sequence ATGAATACATTTTCCCTCCTGTTCATCCAAACCATTTCAAACCGGTCGGATGCAATTTTAACGGGATTATTTGAACATCTTTATTTATCTTTTGTGTCGATTTTCATTGCGATTGCGATATCCCTGCCTCTGGGTATTTACATATCACGAAAGAAGCAATCGGCCGAATTTTTCATCGGGATCACAGCCGTCTTTCAAACGATACCAAGTCTTGCTCTATTCGGATTTCTTATCCCCCTCCTTGGTACAGGCAGTATCACGGCGATCATTGCCCTGACGGTATACGCACTTCTTCCGATCCTGAGGAACACATACACAGGCATAATCGGGGTGGATGAAGGCGTGATTGAGGCAGGTAGAGGCATGGGGATGACCAACTCCCAACTGTTATTCAAAGTGGAGCTGCCGCTTGCCCTGCCGTTTATCATGGCAGGGATCCGCACTGCTACTGTGCTGACAGTAGGTGTGGCCACACTTGCAACCTTTGTCGGGGCAGGAGGACTTGGAGACCTTATCTACAGGGGACTTTCCACATGGAATAATGCACTGGTCCTTGCCGGGGCCATCCCAGCGGCACTACTTGCATTAGGATTTGATTTCATATTAAAGATCCTGGAAAAATTGACAACACCTAAAGGATTGAAAGCACGAAAATAA
- a CDS encoding CoA-binding protein — protein MENPSRQEIGNILKQSKRIAVIGLSDNPERTSYMVSQAMQDQGYEIIPVNPTIESALGVKAVSSLQEIEGPVDIVNVFRRSEFLPQIAEEFDQIDSNVFWAQLGVMNEEAYRFLKERGYTVIMDRCIKVEHALTK, from the coding sequence ATGGAAAACCCATCAAGACAAGAAATCGGAAACATTCTGAAACAATCCAAACGCATCGCAGTGATTGGTTTAAGTGATAATCCTGAACGGACATCCTATATGGTGTCTCAAGCCATGCAGGACCAGGGATATGAGATCATTCCCGTAAACCCTACCATCGAGTCGGCATTGGGTGTAAAGGCTGTATCCTCCCTGCAGGAGATAGAGGGACCCGTTGATATTGTCAATGTATTTCGCCGCTCAGAATTTTTACCTCAAATTGCGGAAGAATTCGATCAAATCGATTCAAACGTATTTTGGGCGCAACTTGGTGTCATGAATGAAGAGGCTTATCGCTTTTTAAAGGAACGTGGGTATACAGTCATTATGGATCGCTGTATTAAGGTTGAACATGCTTTAACCAAATAA
- a CDS encoding betaine/proline/choline family ABC transporter ATP-binding protein, whose translation MIEFQNVTKVYEDGTEAIKGIDLTIPKGKLVALIGPSGCGKTTTMKMINKLIAPSGGTIRIDGRDISETDEVELRRNIGYVIQRIGLLPHMTIEENISLIPRLKGWKKEKYEGRVDELLHLVGLEPGVYKKRYPLELSGGQQQRVGVIRALAAEPPIILMDEPFSALDPISREQLQDELKSIQNTIHKTIVFVTHDIDEALKIADVIAVMRDGKIEQIAAPADLLSEPANEFVRAFIGENRLSVHKPHKQVSDIMRDDENDFHILLEEQEYSMIPFDASIHEAARLLLSSGKPYLMVTKDDRKIGTVTSSDILRNVASEGNKEAGTL comes from the coding sequence ATGATTGAATTCCAAAATGTCACAAAAGTCTACGAGGATGGGACAGAAGCCATAAAGGGGATCGACCTCACGATTCCAAAAGGAAAGCTTGTTGCGTTAATCGGACCGAGCGGATGCGGGAAAACGACTACCATGAAGATGATCAATAAACTGATAGCTCCATCAGGGGGGACCATCCGGATTGATGGAAGAGACATTTCAGAAACGGATGAAGTGGAGCTCAGGCGGAACATCGGATATGTCATTCAGCGGATCGGACTGCTCCCTCATATGACGATTGAAGAGAACATCAGTCTCATCCCCCGTCTAAAGGGATGGAAGAAGGAAAAATATGAGGGACGTGTCGATGAGCTTCTTCATCTCGTCGGACTGGAACCCGGCGTATACAAGAAAAGGTATCCACTCGAATTGAGTGGTGGACAGCAGCAGCGGGTCGGGGTGATACGTGCCCTTGCAGCGGAACCACCGATCATCCTCATGGATGAACCATTCAGCGCCCTGGACCCGATTAGCAGGGAACAGCTCCAGGATGAATTGAAAAGCATTCAAAATACGATACATAAGACCATTGTGTTCGTTACTCATGACATTGATGAAGCGTTAAAGATCGCGGATGTGATCGCTGTCATGCGTGATGGTAAAATCGAACAGATTGCAGCACCAGCTGACCTTCTATCAGAACCTGCCAATGAATTTGTACGCGCCTTCATCGGTGAAAACCGACTCAGCGTTCATAAGCCGCATAAACAGGTATCTGACATCATGAGGGACGATGAGAACGATTTCCACATCCTGCTTGAGGAACAGGAATACTCAATGATCCCATTTGATGCATCCATCCATGAAGCAGCAAGGCTGCTCCTGTCATCGGGTAAACCATATCTTATGGTGACGAAAGACGACAGGAAGATAGGGACCGTCACATCCAGTGACATTCTTAGGAATGTGGCTTCAGAAGGAAATAAGGAGGCGGGTACTCTATGA
- the parC gene encoding DNA topoisomerase IV subunit A produces MTTVERYQDLPLEEVLGDRFGRYSKYIIQERALPDARDGLKPVQRRILYAMYVDGNTQEKGFRKSAKTVGNVIGNYHPHGDTSVYDAMVRMSQTWKVRNYLVEMHGNNGSVDGDPPAAMRYTEARLSAISMELLRDIDKKTVEFVPNFDDTSSEPTVLPSRFPNLLVNGSTGISAGYATDIPPHHLGEVIDAAIMRMDKPECTVDDLMTVIKGPDFPTGGIIQGVDGIRKAYETGKGKVVVRGKADIENIRGSKQQIVITEIPYEINKANLVKKMDEFRVDRKVEGIAEVRDETDRDGMRIVIELKKDADASGVLNYLYKNSDLQITYNFNMVAIHKRRPKLMGLRELLDAYIQHQKEVVTNRTRHDLNKAKDRQHIVEGLMKALSILDQVIATIRASKDKRDAKDNLIQKFQFTEAQSEAIVSLQLYRLTNTDITALQAEAEELAKTIEELTAILESESKLYSVIKKELKAIKKQFADARRTQIEEKIEEIKINLEVLIASEDVMVTVTRDGYMKRTSLRSYSASNGQDLAMKETDRLLGQFEMNTTDVLLVFTNRGNYIYCPVHELPDIRWKDLGQHVGNIVPIEREEQVLKAIPIKEFDPSHYLLFVTKNGMIKRSELPQYKAQRYSRPLVGINLKGDDELVDVHITDGSNDVFIATHLSYGLWFAEEDVNIVGPRAAGVKGVNLKDDDFVVSGKIIRDPAKDFIFLATQRGAVKKMKLAEFEKTSRAKRGVIMLRELKSNPHRVVSIEAVKDTDKVGLLTTKGKTEEVNVSDLRPNDRYSNGSFVIDEGESGSVCETWAESRTPEVKE; encoded by the coding sequence ATGACAACTGTAGAAAGATATCAAGACTTACCTCTGGAAGAGGTGCTTGGCGACCGATTTGGACGTTATAGTAAATACATCATCCAGGAGCGGGCATTACCGGATGCACGTGATGGATTGAAACCGGTACAAAGGCGTATTCTTTACGCCATGTATGTGGACGGGAACACGCAGGAAAAAGGATTCCGGAAATCAGCGAAAACCGTCGGTAATGTTATTGGTAACTATCATCCCCATGGTGACACCTCTGTGTATGATGCCATGGTACGTATGAGTCAAACGTGGAAGGTCCGCAACTACCTGGTTGAAATGCACGGTAACAACGGTAGCGTCGACGGAGATCCGCCCGCTGCGATGCGTTACACCGAAGCCCGTCTTTCTGCGATATCCATGGAACTTCTTCGTGATATCGATAAAAAAACCGTAGAGTTTGTTCCGAACTTCGATGACACATCAAGTGAACCGACTGTATTGCCGTCACGGTTCCCAAACTTACTCGTCAACGGTTCCACCGGTATTTCGGCAGGTTATGCTACGGATATCCCTCCTCATCACCTCGGTGAAGTGATCGATGCAGCCATCATGCGGATGGACAAGCCGGAGTGTACAGTCGATGATCTTATGACGGTAATAAAAGGACCGGACTTCCCGACAGGGGGCATCATCCAAGGGGTTGATGGTATCCGGAAAGCATACGAAACCGGAAAAGGGAAGGTTGTCGTAAGAGGGAAAGCAGACATTGAAAACATCCGTGGAAGCAAACAACAGATCGTCATTACGGAAATTCCTTATGAAATCAATAAAGCAAATCTCGTCAAAAAAATGGATGAATTTCGCGTGGACCGGAAAGTGGAAGGGATTGCAGAAGTCCGGGATGAAACGGATCGCGACGGGATGCGCATCGTCATTGAACTGAAGAAAGATGCGGATGCATCAGGCGTCTTAAACTATCTCTATAAAAACAGTGATCTTCAAATCACCTATAACTTCAATATGGTTGCCATACATAAGAGACGTCCTAAATTGATGGGACTTCGTGAACTGCTGGATGCATACATACAGCACCAAAAAGAAGTGGTGACCAACCGGACCAGACACGATTTAAATAAAGCAAAGGATCGTCAGCATATCGTTGAAGGTCTTATGAAAGCACTGTCTATTTTAGATCAGGTGATTGCAACCATCCGGGCTTCAAAGGATAAACGAGATGCAAAGGATAACTTAATTCAGAAGTTCCAGTTTACGGAAGCGCAGTCTGAAGCGATTGTCAGCTTGCAGCTTTATCGTTTGACGAATACGGATATTACTGCCCTACAGGCAGAAGCGGAAGAATTAGCGAAAACGATTGAAGAACTAACGGCTATACTGGAAAGTGAAAGCAAACTTTACAGTGTGATCAAAAAAGAACTGAAAGCAATCAAAAAGCAATTTGCTGACGCGAGACGTACTCAAATCGAGGAAAAGATCGAAGAAATCAAAATTAACCTCGAAGTCCTGATTGCCAGTGAAGATGTCATGGTCACCGTGACCCGGGATGGGTATATGAAACGAACCAGCCTTCGTTCATATTCTGCATCAAATGGTCAGGATCTTGCCATGAAAGAAACAGACAGGCTCCTGGGACAATTTGAAATGAATACAACAGATGTCCTACTTGTATTTACAAACAGAGGGAACTATATTTATTGTCCTGTCCATGAACTTCCGGATATCAGGTGGAAGGATCTTGGCCAGCATGTAGGGAATATTGTCCCGATCGAACGGGAGGAACAGGTTCTCAAAGCGATTCCGATTAAAGAATTTGACCCGTCGCACTACTTACTGTTTGTCACAAAGAACGGTATGATCAAGAGGTCCGAGCTGCCTCAATACAAAGCACAACGCTATTCCCGTCCACTTGTAGGAATCAACCTTAAAGGTGACGATGAGCTCGTGGATGTCCATATTACAGATGGATCGAATGATGTTTTCATTGCCACGCACTTAAGCTACGGGCTTTGGTTCGCAGAAGAAGATGTGAACATCGTCGGGCCAAGGGCAGCGGGTGTCAAAGGGGTCAACCTCAAGGATGACGACTTTGTCGTATCCGGTAAGATCATAAGAGATCCAGCGAAGGACTTCATTTTCCTGGCTACGCAACGTGGGGCCGTGAAGAAAATGAAACTGGCTGAATTCGAAAAAACGTCAAGGGCTAAACGTGGAGTCATCATGCTCCGGGAGTTGAAATCCAATCCTCATCGAGTGGTGAGCATAGAAGCAGTGAAAGATACAGATAAAGTAGGGCTTTTAACAACAAAAGGGAAAACAGAAGAGGTAAATGTCTCAGACCTTAGACCAAATGACCGCTATTCAAATGGATCATTTGTGATTGATGAAGGGGAGAGCGGCTCCGTCTGTGAAACCTGGGCAGAATCCAGGACCCCCGAAGTAAAAGAATAG
- a CDS encoding alanine/glycine:cation symporter family protein — MELLTSIVGTLNDYMWSYILIVALIGLGLYFSLRTKFAQFRYLGEMGRLLTDKTTISSEGKRGISSFQAFTISTASRVGTGNLAGVATAIAGGGPGAVFWMWLIALLGGATSFVESTLAQIYKVKDGKDGYRGGPAYYMEKGLNARWMGILFAIIITFCFGLVFNSVQSNTISLAMEEAYSFDRMTVGIILAVLTALVIFGGVKRIASVTQIVVPIMAVLYLILAFYILITNITMLPDMFVVIFENAFGIREVASGGVGAAIMMGIKRGLFSNEAGMGSAPNAAASAGVTHPVKQGLIQTLGVFTDTLLICTATAFMIILSNQYTTGIDGIQLTQAALSFHVGSWADTFVAVAIFLFAFSSIIGNYYYGETNIEFIKYSPVTLFIYRIAVLGMVIFGAVVKLDIVWSLADLFMGMMAIINLIAITLLAKIAIAALKDYREQKRQGKDPVFYSDSINGLKGIESWEAKPEAREQQ; from the coding sequence ATGGAGTTATTAACAAGCATCGTAGGCACCTTGAATGATTATATGTGGTCATACATACTGATCGTGGCTTTAATCGGACTGGGGTTATACTTCTCGTTACGCACTAAATTCGCACAGTTCCGTTATTTAGGAGAAATGGGCAGACTACTAACTGATAAAACGACCATTTCTTCAGAAGGAAAACGGGGGATTTCTTCTTTCCAGGCATTCACGATCAGTACGGCTTCGCGTGTCGGTACCGGTAACCTTGCCGGTGTGGCAACAGCGATCGCAGGCGGAGGGCCAGGGGCTGTGTTCTGGATGTGGCTTATCGCCTTACTCGGTGGAGCAACCAGTTTCGTGGAAAGTACACTTGCTCAGATCTATAAAGTGAAAGACGGAAAGGACGGGTATCGTGGTGGTCCTGCTTACTACATGGAAAAAGGATTAAATGCCCGCTGGATGGGAATTCTGTTTGCCATCATCATCACCTTCTGTTTTGGTCTTGTATTTAACTCGGTCCAATCCAATACCATTTCACTTGCTATGGAAGAAGCCTATTCATTCGACCGTATGACAGTCGGCATCATTCTGGCCGTGCTCACTGCACTGGTAATCTTCGGCGGAGTCAAGCGGATCGCGAGTGTCACTCAAATCGTCGTTCCGATCATGGCCGTCCTTTATCTGATTCTTGCTTTCTATATTCTAATCACCAATATTACCATGCTTCCAGATATGTTTGTCGTCATCTTCGAGAATGCATTCGGTATTCGTGAAGTAGCAAGCGGCGGTGTCGGAGCAGCCATCATGATGGGAATCAAGCGTGGATTATTCTCGAATGAAGCGGGTATGGGTAGTGCACCCAACGCAGCTGCGTCCGCCGGGGTTACACACCCGGTTAAACAAGGATTGATCCAAACTCTGGGTGTTTTCACAGATACGTTATTGATCTGTACTGCTACTGCCTTTATGATCATCTTATCCAACCAATATACAACCGGGATCGATGGCATTCAGTTGACGCAGGCAGCATTGAGCTTTCACGTGGGTTCATGGGCGGATACCTTTGTAGCTGTCGCCATATTCCTGTTCGCTTTCAGTTCAATCATCGGAAACTACTATTACGGGGAAACCAATATTGAATTCATTAAATACAGTCCGGTCACCTTATTTATCTATCGAATCGCGGTTCTAGGCATGGTGATATTCGGAGCGGTTGTGAAACTCGATATCGTCTGGAGCTTAGCCGATTTATTCATGGGTATGATGGCCATCATCAACTTGATTGCCATTACATTACTAGCCAAAATTGCTATTGCAGCATTAAAGGATTATAGAGAGCAAAAAAGGCAGGGGAAGGATCCTGTTTTCTACTCTGATTCGATTAATGGGTTAAAAGGCATTGAAAGCTGGGAAGCAAAGCCTGAAGCAAGAGAACAACAATAA
- a CDS encoding glycine betaine ABC transporter substrate-binding protein — translation MKKKLQGFIILTVLSILIAGCGNGGDKDTITVSGKMWTEQFILTQMMAELLKERTDLDIKVEEGLGEVSILTPALEKGDIDVYVEYTGTGLEAVLKEQAKEGASADEILSQVRKGYEKKFDVTWLKPLGFENTYTLAYTGDQDFDAKTFSDIVPLSKDLSFGAPHQFYEREGDGYDAFSEAYGFKFKEKKSFDPNIMYEAVKNGDVDIIPAFTTDGRIQRYKLKTTEDDKGFFPPYDAAPVIRQEVLKEHPEVEKVLNELSGKISEEEMSELNAKVDMDKQDPKDVAREFLISKGLIKK, via the coding sequence ATGAAAAAGAAATTACAAGGTTTTATCATACTCACTGTATTATCCATCCTTATCGCAGGATGCGGAAATGGCGGGGATAAAGATACCATCACCGTTTCAGGAAAGATGTGGACGGAGCAATTCATCCTTACACAAATGATGGCTGAACTTCTCAAAGAAAGGACAGATCTTGATATAAAAGTCGAGGAAGGGTTAGGGGAAGTATCGATCCTCACACCAGCACTTGAAAAAGGCGACATTGATGTCTATGTGGAATATACAGGTACCGGCCTTGAAGCGGTCTTGAAAGAACAAGCAAAAGAAGGCGCTTCAGCTGATGAAATCCTTTCACAAGTGCGTAAAGGCTATGAGAAAAAGTTCGATGTCACCTGGTTGAAGCCACTAGGCTTTGAAAATACGTATACACTTGCTTATACCGGAGATCAGGACTTTGATGCAAAGACTTTCTCAGACATCGTTCCACTATCCAAAGACTTGAGCTTCGGTGCACCCCACCAGTTCTATGAACGCGAAGGGGACGGATACGATGCCTTCAGTGAAGCATATGGATTCAAATTCAAAGAAAAGAAGAGTTTTGACCCGAACATTATGTATGAAGCCGTCAAAAACGGGGATGTAGACATCATTCCTGCTTTTACAACCGATGGAAGGATCCAGCGTTATAAGTTAAAAACGACAGAGGATGACAAAGGATTCTTTCCACCATACGATGCTGCACCGGTCATTCGTCAAGAAGTATTGAAAGAGCATCCTGAAGTAGAGAAAGTATTGAATGAATTATCAGGCAAAATCTCGGAAGAAGAAATGAGCGAATTGAATGCTAAAGTCGATATGGATAAACAAGATCCCAAAGATGTCGCACGTGAATTCCTTATATCTAAAGGGTTAATCAAAAAGTAA